From the Octadecabacter antarcticus 307 genome, one window contains:
- the hslU gene encoding ATP-dependent protease ATPase subunit HslU: MTDLTPREIVSELDRFIIGQSDAKRAVAVALRSRWRRRQLDDDLRDEVYPKNILMIGPTGVGKTEISRRLAKLARAPFIKVEATKFTEVGYVGRDVEQIIRDLVESAIVETRDYMRDDVKQKAQEAAEARVIDAIAGKDAREGTRDMFRKKLKTGELDNTIIELELADNSNPMGNMEIPGQPPTLGGMDLGAMFGKAFGPRTMKKRVTVSESYALLIADEADKLLDDETVTKIALDSVEQNGIVFLDEIDKVCRNADARGADVSREGVQRDLLPLIEGTTVSTKHGSVKTDHILFIASGAFHIAKPSDLLPELQGRLPIRVELRALTEHDFVRILTETDNALTRQYTALMGTEDVTVSFSEDGIAALAHIAAEVNESVENIGARRLYTVMERVFEDLSFNAPDRGGDEIEVNAAFVEQHLGELARSTDISRYVL; the protein is encoded by the coding sequence ATGACTGACCTCACCCCGCGCGAAATCGTATCCGAACTTGACCGATTTATCATCGGCCAATCTGACGCAAAACGCGCTGTCGCCGTGGCACTGCGCAGTCGTTGGCGACGTAGACAGTTGGACGACGACCTGCGCGACGAAGTATACCCCAAGAACATCCTGATGATTGGGCCCACAGGCGTTGGTAAGACAGAAATTTCACGCCGTTTGGCAAAACTCGCCCGCGCGCCGTTCATCAAGGTTGAAGCAACAAAATTTACCGAAGTGGGGTATGTTGGTCGTGATGTTGAACAGATCATCCGCGATCTAGTTGAATCTGCCATTGTAGAAACCCGCGACTACATGCGCGATGATGTAAAACAAAAGGCGCAGGAAGCCGCTGAAGCCCGCGTGATTGATGCCATCGCGGGGAAAGATGCCCGCGAGGGTACGCGCGACATGTTCCGCAAGAAACTAAAGACCGGTGAATTGGATAACACCATCATCGAACTGGAACTCGCCGATAATTCCAACCCAATGGGAAATATGGAAATTCCCGGGCAGCCCCCCACCTTGGGTGGCATGGACCTGGGCGCGATGTTTGGCAAAGCATTCGGGCCGCGCACCATGAAGAAACGCGTAACCGTTTCGGAAAGCTATGCGTTGTTGATTGCGGACGAAGCAGACAAACTGCTGGACGACGAAACCGTCACGAAAATCGCACTCGATTCCGTCGAACAAAATGGCATCGTGTTCCTCGATGAAATCGACAAGGTCTGCCGCAATGCTGACGCACGCGGCGCGGATGTGTCCCGCGAAGGCGTGCAGCGTGACTTGCTGCCATTGATTGAAGGCACGACCGTCAGCACCAAACACGGGTCCGTCAAAACTGACCATATCTTGTTCATCGCGTCGGGCGCGTTTCACATCGCAAAGCCGTCTGATCTTTTGCCTGAATTGCAGGGCCGCCTGCCAATCCGTGTCGAACTGCGTGCCCTGACTGAACACGATTTCGTCCGTATACTGACGGAAACTGATAATGCGCTAACCCGCCAGTACACCGCACTGATGGGCACAGAAGACGTCACTGTGTCGTTCAGTGAAGATGGTATCGCTGCCCTCGCGCATATCGCGGCTGAGGTGAATGAAAGCGTAGAAAATATTGGTGCCCGTCGTCTTTATACGGTGATGGAACGCGTGTTTGAGGATCTGTCGTTCAATGCGCCAGACCGTGGAGGTGATGAAATCGAAGTCAACGCTGCCTTTGTCGAACAACACCTTGGCGAACTCGCACGATCCACCGACATTAGCCGCTACGTGCTTTAG
- the mltA gene encoding murein transglycosylase A has translation MANPTHQSLQFDDLNGWAEDDHQAALDVFLSTCGDMRDPAWQAICDLARQGQEARGFFERFFTPVLIYDGQDALFTGYYEPELRGSVTRGGPYQYPLYRLPPDMTSPWLTRREIEETGALDGLGHEIAWIDDPVDVFFLQVQGSGRVGLDTGGGIRVGYGGANGREYSSIGLELVNRGVYEPHQVSADVIRNWVRNNGEEGRQLLWANDSYVFFREVNEVPADMGPLGAMNRSVTTMRTIAIDPAFIPLGAPVWIEKNGAEPLNRLMVAQDTGSAIKGSQRADIFFGTGDVAGRDAGRIKDDGRLVVLMPIQSAYALLPDVIE, from the coding sequence ATGGCTAATCCGACCCATCAAAGTTTGCAATTTGACGATCTGAATGGCTGGGCCGAAGACGACCATCAGGCGGCGTTAGACGTGTTCCTGTCTACGTGTGGCGATATGCGCGACCCCGCGTGGCAAGCAATTTGTGATTTGGCGCGCCAAGGCCAAGAGGCGCGTGGTTTTTTTGAACGGTTCTTTACGCCTGTGTTGATTTATGACGGCCAAGACGCGCTGTTTACGGGCTACTACGAACCTGAATTACGCGGATCGGTGACCCGTGGCGGCCCCTACCAGTACCCGCTTTATCGCCTTCCGCCTGATATGACGTCGCCGTGGTTGACCCGTCGTGAAATCGAAGAAACAGGTGCGCTGGACGGGCTGGGGCATGAGATCGCTTGGATCGATGATCCAGTGGATGTTTTCTTTTTGCAGGTGCAAGGATCAGGCCGCGTTGGGCTGGATACTGGCGGCGGTATTCGCGTTGGATATGGCGGTGCGAACGGGCGCGAGTATTCGTCAATCGGATTGGAACTGGTCAACCGTGGTGTCTACGAACCCCATCAGGTGTCCGCCGATGTGATTCGAAATTGGGTTCGCAATAACGGTGAAGAAGGCCGTCAGCTTTTGTGGGCGAACGACAGTTATGTTTTCTTTCGTGAGGTCAACGAAGTGCCCGCTGATATGGGCCCGCTTGGGGCGATGAACCGATCGGTCACCACAATGCGAACAATTGCGATTGATCCGGCCTTTATTCCGCTTGGCGCCCCCGTTTGGATTGAAAAGAACGGTGCTGAACCATTGAACCGTTTGATGGTCGCGCAGGACACGGGTTCCGCGATCAAGGGATCGCAACGGGCGGATATTTTCTTTGGAACAGGTGACGTTGCTGGGCGTGATGCGGGCCGCATAAAGGATGATGGCCGGTTGGTCGTTTTGATGCCGATCCAAAGCGCGTATGCGCTGTTGCCGGATGTGATCGAATGA
- the hslV gene encoding ATP-dependent protease subunit HslV, whose translation MTSETSPGWHGTTIIGVRKGGEVVIAGDGQVSIGQTVMKGTARKVRRLTAGGNDVICGFAGSTADAFTLLERLEKKLEATPGQLARASVELAKDWRTDKYLQKLEAMLIVSDGKDLFVITGAGDVLEPEYDVTAIGSGGNFALSAGRALMDLDFTAEEIARRAMAIASDICVYTNGNLTVETIKHD comes from the coding sequence ATGACGAGCGAAACATCCCCAGGCTGGCACGGCACAACAATCATTGGGGTGCGTAAGGGCGGCGAGGTGGTCATCGCTGGTGACGGACAAGTGTCCATTGGCCAGACCGTGATGAAAGGCACAGCCCGCAAAGTGCGCCGTCTGACCGCAGGCGGCAATGATGTGATATGTGGCTTTGCTGGATCAACGGCGGACGCGTTCACCTTGCTCGAACGGCTTGAGAAAAAGCTTGAGGCGACACCGGGCCAACTCGCACGCGCCTCTGTTGAACTCGCCAAGGATTGGCGCACTGACAAATACCTTCAGAAACTCGAAGCGATGCTGATTGTGAGCGACGGCAAAGACCTGTTCGTCATCACCGGTGCGGGGGACGTTCTGGAACCTGAATATGACGTGACTGCCATCGGTTCAGGTGGCAACTTTGCCCTCTCCGCCGGTCGCGCACTGATGGATCTGGATTTTACGGCTGAGGAAATTGCCCGCCGCGCCATGGCCATTGCATCCGATATTTGCGTTTATACCAACGGCAATCTTACCGTGGAGACCATCAAACATGACTGA
- the trxA gene encoding thioredoxin has protein sequence MATVAVTDDTFDVEVRQSTIPVVVDFWAEWCGPCKQIGPALEELSAEMDGKVKIVKVNVDENPNAPAQMGVRGIPALFLFKDGEVVSNKTGAAPKAALQSWIEEGI, from the coding sequence ATGGCCACCGTAGCAGTAACCGACGACACCTTTGACGTCGAAGTTCGTCAGTCCACAATCCCCGTCGTCGTGGATTTTTGGGCTGAATGGTGCGGACCTTGTAAGCAAATCGGCCCAGCGCTCGAGGAACTGTCAGCTGAGATGGACGGCAAAGTCAAAATCGTCAAAGTGAACGTGGACGAAAACCCGAACGCCCCTGCCCAAATGGGCGTGCGTGGCATTCCGGCGTTGTTCCTTTTCAAAGACGGTGAAGTCGTTTCTAACAAAACAGGCGCAGCACCCAAAGCAGCACTACAAAGCTGGATTGAAGAAGGCATCTAA
- a CDS encoding Smr/MutS family protein, giving the protein MKKPRHVSAEEQALWEVVAKRAEPLHKPAIKLIRAAPRKPNPQPGQTKPRPISAFKIGAAVDHRADYDLLPSLGQQIRAAPVQMDQKAFGRLRRGKLKPEARIDLHGMTLAQAHPVLTGFILRSAGAGHRLVLVITGKGKHHDNGGPIPTRFGVLRHQVPQWLVMSPLGGLVMQITESHIRHGGQGAYYVYLRRTR; this is encoded by the coding sequence ATGAAAAAGCCTCGGCATGTATCGGCTGAGGAACAGGCGTTGTGGGAAGTGGTGGCGAAGCGGGCAGAGCCGCTTCATAAACCCGCAATCAAGCTGATCCGTGCTGCGCCGCGCAAACCCAATCCGCAGCCAGGTCAGACCAAACCCCGACCCATCTCAGCTTTCAAAATTGGTGCTGCTGTCGATCACCGTGCCGACTATGATTTGCTGCCATCGCTTGGCCAACAGATTCGGGCGGCCCCCGTTCAGATGGATCAAAAGGCGTTTGGTCGACTCCGTCGCGGAAAGTTAAAACCAGAAGCTCGGATTGACTTACACGGCATGACCCTTGCACAGGCGCATCCGGTATTGACGGGATTTATCCTTCGGTCAGCAGGTGCAGGGCATCGATTGGTGTTGGTCATCACCGGTAAGGGAAAGCACCATGATAATGGTGGCCCAATTCCGACGCGGTTTGGTGTATTGCGCCATCAAGTCCCGCAATGGCTGGTGATGTCCCCGCTGGGTGGATTGGTGATGCAGATCACTGAATCGCACATTCGCCATGGAGGGCAGGGCGCCTATTACGTCTACTTACGCCGAACCCGTTGA
- a CDS encoding MFS transporter, whose translation MTTRIIHDAGYVSFIRENAPFLATGALLSFLSSFGQTFFISLFGGEIRAEYGLSNGDWGLIYMIGTGGSAAVMVFAGGLADRFRVRQLGITVVLLLGLSCVLMALNPIAALLPFVVFALRFFGQGMTTHVATVAMSRWFIATRGRALAVAAMGFMLAEAALPLIMVWLKSYIDWHFIWIGCALFCVAMTPVLFRLLRLERTPQSVAQDNQSTGLYDKHWTRTEVLRHPIFWAMAPAVMSFSGFGTAFWFHQVHFAEIKGYSHLALVAVFPLGTITLLFSTIFYGWAVDRLGAVKLLPFYLIPFIFAFILHWYAPSLGWTALAVILMGAAGGGQATLLNACWAEFYGTLHLGSIKAATTALMVLGSALGPGVSGWLIDQGVGFEQQMLGYAATFFIAAILLLYPVTVVRNQRVRRK comes from the coding sequence ATGACCACCAGAATTATCCACGATGCCGGATATGTTTCCTTCATCCGCGAAAACGCGCCCTTCCTTGCGACGGGCGCATTGTTGTCGTTTCTCTCAAGCTTTGGGCAGACGTTCTTCATCTCGCTCTTCGGCGGTGAAATCCGGGCTGAATATGGACTCAGTAATGGCGACTGGGGCCTGATCTATATGATCGGTACTGGCGGATCGGCGGCAGTTATGGTGTTTGCAGGCGGCCTTGCGGATCGGTTCCGCGTCCGTCAACTTGGCATCACTGTGGTGTTGCTCCTCGGTCTGTCTTGCGTCCTCATGGCGCTCAATCCAATTGCCGCCCTCCTCCCATTCGTTGTATTTGCGCTTCGCTTCTTTGGCCAAGGGATGACAACGCATGTTGCAACCGTTGCCATGTCTCGTTGGTTCATCGCGACCCGTGGCCGCGCATTGGCCGTTGCTGCCATGGGTTTCATGCTGGCTGAGGCAGCTCTGCCCCTGATTATGGTCTGGCTAAAATCATACATTGATTGGCACTTTATCTGGATCGGCTGCGCCCTCTTTTGTGTTGCCATGACCCCCGTCCTGTTCCGGCTCCTGCGCCTTGAACGCACCCCGCAATCGGTTGCGCAAGACAACCAATCAACCGGGCTTTACGATAAACACTGGACACGCACAGAGGTCCTGCGCCATCCGATATTTTGGGCCATGGCCCCTGCGGTCATGTCATTTTCTGGCTTTGGCACGGCGTTTTGGTTTCACCAAGTTCATTTTGCTGAAATCAAGGGTTATTCGCATCTGGCGCTTGTGGCGGTCTTTCCACTGGGCACGATCACCCTCCTGTTCTCAACGATCTTTTATGGCTGGGCTGTGGATCGGCTTGGCGCGGTCAAACTTCTGCCGTTCTATTTGATTCCCTTCATCTTTGCGTTCATCCTGCATTGGTACGCGCCAAGCCTTGGCTGGACGGCCCTCGCTGTTATCCTGATGGGTGCGGCGGGCGGCGGTCAGGCAACGTTGTTGAATGCCTGTTGGGCTGAGTTTTACGGGACATTGCACCTTGGGTCCATCAAGGCCGCAACGACCGCTTTGATGGTACTTGGGTCCGCACTTGGACCGGGCGTCAGTGGCTGGCTCATCGACCAAGGCGTTGGCTTTGAACAGCAGATGTTAGGATATGCAGCAACCTTTTTCATCGCGGCAATCTTGTTATTATATCCAGTCACCGTTGTACGAAATCAACGGGTTCGGCGTAAGTAG
- the addA gene encoding double-strand break repair helicase AddA: MIHNDATRRQIEAADPTQSTWLSANAGSGKTRVLTERVARLLLAGTRPENVLCLTYTKAAASEMQNRLFQRLGEWAMMPKPALHKQLVELGTEAAIDDDYLSNARTLFASAIETPGGLKIQTIHSFCAGVLRRFPLEAEVSPQFKEMEDRAAQLLRENVLDEMATGDHADAVAGFARHYTGAEVGKFLAAITARRSAFLSPLSADDLAQTFDIPKNLTLDGLIDAIAGPHDLAAIQQLIPICLTSGANDQKAAIKLQAINCNTGPDMTDLAVMEDVFLFGKDAKSPYGAKIDSFPTKAVRAANPDLIDELNDLMQRVEDGRDARWCWLALEKTRALIAFATPFVQRYETKKVQSAALDFDDLISKAKALLEDPAVAQWVLFRLDGGVDHVLVDEAQDTAPDQWDIVRLLTQEFSTGIGANPDRERTVFVVGDKKQSIYSFQGADPDGFDRMSVHFSSELAKVEKPLHRLELLYSFRSSAAVLQLVDQTFKGEMAEGLGDHIEHRAFKDGMPGRVDVWPVIEPSEKPEERDWDDPVDLKGRTNHKVVLAAQIAAEIKRMIGQETLPVKEVDDTEWSRRKITPGDFLILVQRRSDLFSEIIAACKTAGLDIAGADRLKLGGELAVKDISALLQFLALQDDDLSLAAALKSPLFGWTEKQLYDLAQPRKKRQTLWEALRTSGTHEDTLAILHDLRNRADFLRPYDLINRLLIRHGGRQNLIARLGHEAEDGIDALLSQALGYEQSSVPSLTGFLTWLQTEDVVVKRQMDSAGDRIRVMTVHGAKGLEAPIVILPDTTKRKREVRGDLLTLGGHVYWKPKSDVMPQVMRDIQDDMLDAQDRERRRLLYVALTRAENWLIVAAAGDVGKGDNDSWHRTVSSALDHLDAVDHPTAFGTIKRFSRWTWDAGPMVETTEATASKAVMPAFGKTLPDLPVLPGIRFPSELGGAKTMEGETHTDTSDLALAWGSIIHFLLEILPEMDPTTRPGAAIGFTNNHPEAGLIPNIDDLIKEALATLDAPDLSWIFASGLAEIPISATLPSLGNDRMHGIIDRLIVTDTDVIAVDFKSNRVAPKTPEQTPDGLARQMAAYRDALKQIYPNHRIRTLLLWTKTGTTTELPNAMLDAALNGVTTP, encoded by the coding sequence ATGATCCATAATGACGCAACCAGACGCCAAATCGAAGCCGCCGATCCAACGCAATCCACATGGCTGTCCGCCAACGCGGGATCCGGAAAAACACGCGTATTAACTGAACGTGTTGCGCGGTTGCTGTTGGCCGGAACCCGCCCTGAAAACGTATTGTGCCTGACCTACACCAAGGCAGCTGCGTCTGAAATGCAGAACCGTTTGTTCCAGCGGTTGGGTGAATGGGCGATGATGCCCAAACCCGCGTTGCACAAGCAACTGGTTGAATTGGGCACCGAAGCAGCAATTGATGACGATTATCTCAGCAATGCACGCACATTGTTTGCCAGCGCGATTGAAACCCCTGGCGGGCTGAAAATCCAGACGATCCACTCTTTTTGCGCAGGCGTGCTGCGGCGGTTTCCACTGGAAGCAGAAGTCAGCCCACAATTCAAAGAGATGGAAGATCGTGCTGCGCAATTGCTACGCGAAAATGTCCTTGATGAGATGGCGACTGGGGATCACGCGGATGCGGTGGCGGGGTTTGCGCGGCATTATACAGGCGCTGAGGTTGGCAAGTTTTTGGCAGCAATCACAGCACGCAGGTCGGCATTTTTATCACCACTTTCCGCAGATGATTTGGCGCAAACATTCGACATCCCCAAAAACCTCACACTCGATGGGCTGATCGACGCGATTGCAGGACCACATGATCTTGCTGCGATCCAGCAGCTGATCCCGATCTGCCTCACCTCAGGTGCTAATGATCAGAAAGCCGCGATAAAATTGCAGGCAATCAACTGTAACACTGGCCCTGATATGACTGATTTGGCCGTAATGGAGGACGTGTTTCTGTTCGGGAAGGATGCCAAAAGTCCCTACGGCGCAAAGATCGACAGCTTTCCTACCAAAGCAGTTCGTGCCGCCAATCCTGACCTTATCGATGAACTGAATGATTTGATGCAGCGGGTCGAAGATGGTCGGGACGCGCGATGGTGTTGGCTCGCCCTTGAAAAAACCCGCGCGCTTATCGCCTTTGCGACCCCGTTTGTGCAGAGATATGAAACGAAGAAAGTACAAAGCGCAGCACTGGATTTTGACGACCTGATCAGCAAGGCGAAGGCGTTGTTGGAAGACCCTGCCGTGGCGCAGTGGGTCCTGTTCCGCCTTGATGGTGGTGTCGATCATGTCTTGGTCGACGAAGCGCAGGACACGGCACCGGATCAATGGGACATCGTGCGCCTGCTGACGCAGGAATTTTCGACTGGAATCGGCGCCAACCCTGATCGGGAACGCACTGTGTTCGTTGTGGGTGACAAAAAGCAGTCGATCTATTCCTTCCAAGGCGCAGACCCCGATGGGTTCGACCGGATGAGCGTCCATTTTAGCAGTGAATTGGCAAAGGTTGAAAAACCACTCCATAGGCTTGAACTGCTCTATTCCTTCCGATCATCCGCGGCCGTACTGCAACTGGTCGATCAAACGTTCAAGGGTGAAATGGCCGAGGGGCTTGGCGACCATATTGAACACCGCGCATTCAAAGACGGCATGCCGGGGCGCGTCGATGTTTGGCCAGTGATTGAACCATCCGAGAAACCAGAAGAACGCGATTGGGACGATCCTGTCGACCTCAAGGGGCGCACAAACCACAAGGTCGTCCTTGCTGCGCAGATCGCCGCAGAAATCAAACGCATGATCGGACAAGAAACCTTACCCGTGAAAGAAGTTGACGACACCGAATGGTCGCGTCGAAAAATCACTCCGGGGGATTTCTTAATTCTCGTGCAGCGTCGATCAGATTTGTTCAGTGAAATTATTGCGGCATGTAAAACGGCTGGGCTCGATATTGCAGGCGCGGATCGGCTCAAACTAGGGGGGGAGCTTGCGGTCAAAGACATATCCGCCCTGCTGCAATTTCTCGCCTTACAAGACGACGATCTGTCGCTTGCCGCAGCGCTGAAATCGCCGCTATTCGGCTGGACGGAAAAACAGCTTTACGACCTCGCGCAGCCACGTAAAAAACGACAAACCTTGTGGGAGGCTTTGCGCACTTCTGGCACCCATGAAGACACGTTGGCGATCCTTCATGATCTGCGAAACCGTGCTGATTTTCTGCGCCCATACGATCTGATTAACCGTCTGTTGATCCGCCACGGTGGGCGGCAGAACCTTATTGCGCGGCTCGGGCATGAGGCAGAAGACGGGATTGACGCGCTGCTATCTCAGGCGCTTGGCTATGAGCAATCTTCGGTACCAAGCCTGACAGGGTTTCTCACGTGGCTGCAAACCGAAGACGTGGTTGTCAAACGCCAGATGGATTCTGCCGGTGATCGTATCCGTGTGATGACGGTACATGGCGCCAAGGGGCTCGAAGCGCCGATTGTGATCCTGCCCGACACAACAAAGCGCAAGCGTGAGGTCCGTGGCGATCTGTTGACATTAGGCGGCCATGTGTACTGGAAGCCAAAATCGGATGTGATGCCTCAGGTCATGCGAGACATTCAAGACGACATGCTGGACGCCCAAGATCGTGAACGGCGGCGGCTGCTTTATGTGGCGCTGACACGGGCCGAAAACTGGTTGATCGTTGCCGCAGCTGGCGATGTCGGCAAAGGTGATAACGACAGTTGGCACAGGACAGTTTCAAGCGCGCTCGACCATCTGGATGCCGTCGATCATCCTACAGCCTTCGGCACGATCAAACGGTTTAGCCGCTGGACTTGGGACGCGGGTCCGATGGTCGAGACCACTGAGGCGACTGCATCCAAGGCTGTGATGCCCGCCTTTGGAAAAACGCTTCCCGATTTACCAGTTCTTCCTGGAATCCGCTTCCCATCGGAGCTTGGCGGCGCAAAAACCATGGAGGGTGAAACGCACACCGACACTTCTGATTTGGCATTGGCATGGGGGAGCATCATCCATTTTTTGCTAGAAATCTTGCCAGAAATGGACCCAACGACACGGCCAGGTGCCGCCATTGGTTTTACCAACAATCATCCAGAAGCGGGTCTCATTCCGAATATTGATGACCTGATCAAAGAGGCACTTGCGACGCTCGATGCGCCCGACCTCTCATGGATCTTTGCCTCTGGTCTGGCGGAAATCCCAATCTCAGCGACGCTGCCATCCCTTGGGAACGATCGCATGCACGGGATCATCGACAGATTGATCGTAACAGACACAGATGTCATCGCCGTCGATTTCAAATCCAATCGTGTGGCGCCAAAAACACCAGAACAAACACCCGATGGCCTTGCTAGACAAATGGCCGCATACCGTGACGCATTGAAACAAATTTATCCAAACCATCGTATTCGCACGCTTCTTTTATGGACAAAAACTGGGACTACGACGGAACTGCCAAATGCGATGCTTGACGCTGCTCTCAATGGCGTGACCACACCTTGA